From Microbacterium sp. CGR2:
GAGAGGCGCAGCGAATCAAGATGCTGCGCCATCTCGGTTCCTCCCTGACCGACATCACCTACGTCTTCGACGAGCCGACAGTCGGCCTGCATCCGCATGACATCCAACGCATGAACGGTCTTCTGCTCAAGCTGCGCGACAAGGGCAACACCGTGCTCGTCGTGGAGCACAAACCAGAGACGATCGCCATCGGAGATCACGTGGTCGATCTCGGGCCCGGTGCCGGCAGCGCCGGAGGCGAGATCTGTTACGAGGGCACGGTCGACGGTCTCAAGTCCAGCGGCACGCGCACCGGCAATCACCTCGACGACCGCGCGCAACTGAAGGACACTGTCCGCTCGCCCTCCGGGGCTATCGAGGTCCGTGGTGCGACGGCGAACAATCTGCAGAACGTCGACGTCGATATTCCCACCGGTGTGCTCACCGTGGTGACCGGAGTCGCCGGGTCGGGCAAGAGCTCGCTCATCCACGGATCGGTGTCGCGTCGAGACGGCGTGGTCGCGATTGATCAAGGCGCGATCAAAGGTTCGCGCCGCAGCAATCCGGCGACCTACACGGGGCTGTTGGAGCCGATTCGCAAGGCTTTCGCGAAGGCCAACGGCGTCAAACCCGCTCTGTTCAGTGCGAATTCCGAGGGGGCATGCCCGACGTGCAAGGGCGCGGGTGTCATCATCACCGAACTCGGCTTCATGGACACCATCGAGACGCCCTGCGAGGACTGCGGCGGCAAGCGCTTCCAGGCGGGCGTGCTCGAGTACAAGCTGGCGGGCAAGGACATCACTCAGGTGCTCGATCTTCCCGTCTCGGAGGCTCGCGTGTTCTTCTCCGACGGGGAGGCGAAGATCCCGGCGGCCACGGCGATCCTCGGGCGTCTCGACGATGTGGGACTCGGCTACCTCTCACTCGGTCAGCCGCTGTCGACTCTGTCCGGTGGTGAGCGGCAGCGGATCAAGCTAGCGATCCAGATGGGGGAGAAGGGCGATGTCTACGTGCTCGATGAGCCCACCACCGGCCTGCACCTTGCCGACGTCGAGAAGATTCTCGGCCTCCTCGATCGACTCGTCGAATCCGGCAAGACCGTGATCGTCATCGAGCATCACCAGGCGGTGATGGCACACGCCGACTGGATCATCGACATCGGTCCTGGTGCCGGGCATGACGGAGGCAGGGTTGTGTTCGAGGGCACGCCGGCGAATCTGGTATCCCAAAAATCGACCGTCACGGGGGAGCACCTTGCAGAGTACGTCGGTGCCTGAGGCAGGTGGGCCGCGGTCGACGAACCGCGACCAACGCGGCCTGGTCGTCACGCCGATCGAAAGACTTCGGTGCTGGTGTCTTGACGGCGCGCGGCGAGGATCAGGAGCATGATTCCCAACCCGAGCGTGCCCGCCATAAACGCAAGCGTACTCATCGCGATGAAGAGACCCGCATAGAGCTGGACGTCGTGCGGGCCCAGCGCGGTGATCACGATCTGGGGAACGGCCCAGGCAAAAGCGGCGACTCCCATCACCCAGAGTGGCGCCCATCGCCACGGAGACGGAACCACACCGGCGCGTGCCACCTGCGTCGCCGCAATCAAGCCTGCTCCGGCCTGGACGGCGAGAGAGATGTATCCGAGGACCACCCATCCTGAGCCGTCCTGGCGCTCGCTCGTCGCAAGGAACTGCGCCGCCGCGTTGGTCGCGAAAGGCCAGAACGCCAGTACCGCCATCGCGCAGACACCCAGAGGACGACGAGCGACAACGCTGTGCTCACGGATGAGCCCGATCGCCAGCACGAGTAACGCCGCGGCGTAAACGACGTCGGTGAGCACACCGAACCATGCGGCACCTTCTGTGCCGGCGAGCGGCGCTTGCAGCATCCCGAAGGCGCCAGCGGCGATGAGTCCCGACCCGCCGAAGGTCCAGGTGTTTCCGCCTGATCGCATGTCGCTAGCTTAGGAGTCAGCGCGCTCGAAGATTAACCGATAATGCACATTATGTCAGTTCGACTAGGCTTTATTTCAACAGATGAAATCGCCTGCTCTCCCCTTCGCACGCCCTTCGGATGATGATTCGATCCGTGTGAAAGATACTCGGACCTGGGAAAAATCATGGGCCTGCATGTTCTCGTCGTCAGTTGGGTGTCTGCGATCAGAGTACAGGCGCATCGGGATCGGTGACGACAACGCCAGCAGTTGCGCGGATCTCTCATTGAGTGCATGATTCAATCATTCAACGAAAGGATTGAGATGGGCCTCGATGAGCAAGGACGTTACGTACAGCAATCAGGTTTCGTGCTGCTCCACCCGGAGGAGAGTGTGTTCTCCGAGATGCTGCAGGGCTTCAGGCGCCAGCAGCTGACGCGCAACCTCGCCTTCTCCACTGTTGAAAATCGGGAGGGCCTGATTCGCCGCTTCGCTACGGAGATGAACGAGTACCCCTGGGCCTGGAGCGTCGACATGGTCGATGAGTTCTTCGCTGACCGTCGTGCGGTTCACGGCAACAAGCGATCCACGATCCGCAGTTACCAGAACGCCCTCTCAACGTTCACCGACTAGGTTTGCTCCGAGTCATACGGCTGGGTAGATCGCTGCATGGAACTCTTCGGCACGCATCCTGCGCCGGTCTTCCACTATTGGAATACTGCTCGACACATCCAAGAGGCGGAGCATGGAGGGCGACGTCGACCATTCCGTCACACAGAGCTTCAAGCGTTCTTCGACCGCGCGGACGACGAGGTCGAACGCATCGCGCGAACAGATCGAAAAGGCTGGGCGGCAGCGTTCCGTGATGCAACGCTCTTCAAGATCGCCTACTGTTTCGGCCTTCGAAGGAACGAAGTGCGGCATCTCGAGACCTTCGATTTCAGCCGCAATCGAAAGGCGCCCGAGTTCGGCAAGTACGGTCACCTCAATGTCCGATACGGAAAGGCCATGCGAGGGTCGGACTACAAGCAGCGTAACGTCCTGGCCCTCTACCCGTGGGGTAGTGACATCCTCGAGGAGTGGCTCGAGAGAGGCCACCCATACCTCGCCAACCAGAGTGGTACCGAGCTCTTCACTACCGAACGTGGCACGTTCGTGTCCGAGACAGCCCTCGGCGCCAGGTTCCGTCAGTACCGAGACGACATTGGGCTTGGACGGGAGGTCGTCATGCACTCGCTGCGACACTCCTACATCACACACCTCATCGAAGCTG
This genomic window contains:
- a CDS encoding excinuclease ABC subunit UvrA, producing MNAAEHPADTHDLIRVQGARENNLKDVSVDIPKRRLTVFTGVSGSGKSSLVFDTIAAESRRMIDETYSAFVQGFMPSVPRPDVDVLDGLTTAIIVDQERLGANPRSTVGTVTDANAMLRILFSKLGQPYIGGPTAFSFNIPTQKASGVMTGPSGEKKIVKDAIYLGGMCPRCEGRGAVSDLDLSQIVDESKSLDEGAIMVPGYTADGWMVKGFSASGFYPADKPIASFSEKQRHLFLYGEVTKVKISGINMTYEGLIPKITKAMLSKDLEALQPHIRAFVERVATFAVCPECDGTRLTEGARSSKIEGVSIADACRMQVTDLAAWVRGLDLPGAGPLLQALSANLDAFVMLGLGYLSLERPSGTLSGGEAQRIKMLRHLGSSLTDITYVFDEPTVGLHPHDIQRMNGLLLKLRDKGNTVLVVEHKPETIAIGDHVVDLGPGAGSAGGEICYEGTVDGLKSSGTRTGNHLDDRAQLKDTVRSPSGAIEVRGATANNLQNVDVDIPTGVLTVVTGVAGSGKSSLIHGSVSRRDGVVAIDQGAIKGSRRSNPATYTGLLEPIRKAFAKANGVKPALFSANSEGACPTCKGAGVIITELGFMDTIETPCEDCGGKRFQAGVLEYKLAGKDITQVLDLPVSEARVFFSDGEAKIPAATAILGRLDDVGLGYLSLGQPLSTLSGGERQRIKLAIQMGEKGDVYVLDEPTTGLHLADVEKILGLLDRLVESGKTVIVIEHHQAVMAHADWIIDIGPGAGHDGGRVVFEGTPANLVSQKSTVTGEHLAEYVGA
- a CDS encoding site-specific integrase, translated to MELFGTHPAPVFHYWNTARHIQEAEHGGRRRPFRHTELQAFFDRADDEVERIARTDRKGWAAAFRDATLFKIAYCFGLRRNEVRHLETFDFSRNRKAPEFGKYGHLNVRYGKAMRGSDYKQRNVLALYPWGSDILEEWLERGHPYLANQSGTELFTTERGTFVSETALGARFRQYRDDIGLGREVVMHSLRHSYITHLIEAGAPAYFVQKQVGHEYASTTALYTGVSDDYLTSTVRDMLSGTIGDALRNGSKD